The DNA region GCGGTGTTGTTCCGCAGCAGCCGCCAACAACATTAATCAAACATTTTTCTGCGTATTCTTTAATCTGTTCTGCCATTTGCTCCGGCGTTTCATCGTAATGACCGAAAGCGTTCGGTAATCCTGCATTCGGATAGGCAGACACGTAAAATTCTGAATTATTGGAAAGGGTTTCCAAATATGGCGTCAGTTGTTTTGCTCCTAAAGCACAATTGAAACCGACACTCAACAGATTGAGATGCGAAACGGAAATCAGGAATGCTTCTGCGGTTTGTCCGCTCAAAGTTCGTCCCGATGCATCGGTAATAGTTCCCGAAACCATAATAGGAATTTGAATATTTCTTTCTTCCTGAATTTGATCAATGGCGAAAAGTGCGGCTTTTGCATTCAAAGTGTCGAAAATGGTTTCTACCAAAAGAATATCTGCACCACCGTCGAGAAGTGCTTCGCACTGCTGTTTGTAGGCAATTCTTAATTCATCAAAAGTAATAGCACGAAACCCGGGATCATTGACATCAGGACTTAAACTCGCTGTTTTGTTGGTTGGCCCGATTGATCCTGCTACAAATCTTGGTTTTTCAGGATTTTGAGCGGTAAATTCGTCACAGACTTTTCTTGCAATTTTTGCAGATTCAAAATTCAGTTCGTAAACCAAATCTTCCATATGGTAATCTGCCATTGCAATGGTAGTTCCCGAAAATGTATTGGTTTCGATAATGTCTGCTCCTGCTTCCAGATATTTTCTGTGAACTTCCTCTATTGCCTGTGGTTGCGTAAGCGAAAGCAAATCGTTGTTTCCTTTTACAGGATGTTCCCAATCTTTAAAACGCTCGCCACGGTAATCTTCCTCCGTAAATTTATAACGCTGAAGCATGGTTCCCATCGCTCCGTCGAGCACGAGAATGCGTTCGTTGAGGGCTTTGTATAGTTGTTCTGAATTTTTCATCATATTTTTTTTGTTTGAAAGATTTGAAATTGTTTGATTTCGTTTGACATTGTTGTTGTTGCACTCTTTGAACTTTTCAAACAACATCAAACCCTTAAACTGTCTTTTTTTTGCAATTTTACCCTTTTTTTGCTTGATTTTCAATTTATGACGCGCCTTTGCGTGAGGGCGAAGGCAATTGTTGGAGCTCTTTTTCGGGCGGCGGCTTCGCCGCCCGAAAAAAGCGACTTGCCGTAGACCGACCTGTTTTCAGCGAAGGGAAAAAGCGCGGGAAAAACAGGGCACGCCCAAATATTAATCCAACGCCTGTTTCAAATCGGCGATAATGTCTTCCACATTTTCTAAACCGACCGAACATCTCACCAAACCTGCGGAAATCCCAACCTCGTTTCTTTCTGCATCCGAAAGTTTGGAATGCGTGGTGGAAGCGGGATGTGTAACAATGGTACGCGTATCGCCAAGGTTGGCTGAAAGCGAACACATCTTGATTTTGTTGAGGAAATTTCTGCCGCCTTCAATTCCGCCTTTTACTTCAAAAGTAACGATATTTCCGCCTAATTTCATCTGTTTTTTGGCAATTTCGTAACTTGGATGTGATTTCAGGAAAGGATATTTCACGAACTCTACATTTGGATGATTTTCGAGAAACTCAGCGACTTTCAGTGCGTTTTCGCAGTGTTTTTCTACTCTTACCGCCAATGTTTCCAAGCTTTTGCTTAAAACCCAAGCATTGAAGGGCGATAATGAAGGTCCCGTTAATCTCGAAAAAGAATAAATTTCCTGAATCAAATCTTTTCTACCTACACAAACTCCTCCTAAAACACGACCTTGACCGTCAATAAGTTTTGTAGCGGAATGTACAACCAAATCAGCTCCATATTTAATCGGCTGCTGAAGATAAGGCGTTGCAAAACAGTTGTCTACAATAAAAATCAGGTTATGTTTTTTCGCAATCTGTCCGAAATATTCCAAATCCAAAACTTCAATCGCGGGATTGGTTGGCGTTTCGAGATAAAGGATTTTTGTGTTTGGTTTGATGTAATTTTCAACATTTGCAGAATCATCGGCTTTAAAATAAGTCGTTTCGATATTCCATTTTGGAAGATATTTCGTGAAAAGTGTGTGTGTCGCCCCGAAAACCGACTGACAGCTCAAGATGTGATCGCCCGAATTCAGCAGGGCTGCAAAAGTGGAATACACTGCTGCCATTCCAGTAGCAAAAGCGTAACCTGCTTCCGCACCTTCCATTTTGGTGATTTTATCAATAAATTCGTTGGTGTTCGGATTGCTGTAACGGCTGTAAAGATTTTTCTCCTTCTCCTCCGCGAAACTTGCACGCATATCCTCGGCTTCATCAAAAACAAAGCTTGAAGTGAGAAAAATCGGAACGGAATGTTCGCCATACTGACTTCTT from Chryseobacterium suipulveris includes:
- a CDS encoding homocysteine S-methyltransferase family protein; the protein is MKNSEQLYKALNERILVLDGAMGTMLQRYKFTEEDYRGERFKDWEHPVKGNNDLLSLTQPQAIEEVHRKYLEAGADIIETNTFSGTTIAMADYHMEDLVYELNFESAKIARKVCDEFTAQNPEKPRFVAGSIGPTNKTASLSPDVNDPGFRAITFDELRIAYKQQCEALLDGGADILLVETIFDTLNAKAALFAIDQIQEERNIQIPIMVSGTITDASGRTLSGQTAEAFLISVSHLNLLSVGFNCALGAKQLTPYLETLSNNSEFYVSAYPNAGLPNAFGHYDETPEQMAEQIKEYAEKCLINVVGGCCGTTPPHIKAIADLVKNYQPRKIV
- a CDS encoding trans-sulfuration enzyme family protein yields the protein MENFETLAIRSQAERSQYGEHSVPIFLTSSFVFDEAEDMRASFAEEKEKNLYSRYSNPNTNEFIDKITKMEGAEAGYAFATGMAAVYSTFAALLNSGDHILSCQSVFGATHTLFTKYLPKWNIETTYFKADDSANVENYIKPNTKILYLETPTNPAIEVLDLEYFGQIAKKHNLIFIVDNCFATPYLQQPIKYGADLVVHSATKLIDGQGRVLGGVCVGRKDLIQEIYSFSRLTGPSLSPFNAWVLSKSLETLAVRVEKHCENALKVAEFLENHPNVEFVKYPFLKSHPSYEIAKKQMKLGGNIVTFEVKGGIEGGRNFLNKIKMCSLSANLGDTRTIVTHPASTTHSKLSDAERNEVGISAGLVRCSVGLENVEDIIADLKQALD